In a genomic window of Magnolia sinica isolate HGM2019 chromosome 16, MsV1, whole genome shotgun sequence:
- the LOC131229278 gene encoding flavin-containing monooxygenase FMO GS-OX-like 9 encodes MVSEKIHTKHVCVIGGGPSGLVAARELRKEGHSVVVIEQNHDIGGQWLYDSSVVAGSSEDALGKGSYLKVHSSIYASLRLTSSREIMGFTDFPFLIKKGRDMRRFPGHQELYLYLKDFCERFELRDLIRFNMRVQYVGMLNYTEFGEDLKWVVRAIEKKGEKVSEEVFDAVVVATGHYSQPRLPTIKGMDAWNRKQIHSHVYRVPQPFHNEVVVVIGNSLSGQDISMELVDVAKEVHLSAKSLEISEGLSKVISKYHTLHIHSQVDSLHEDGRVLFVDGSCVVADSIIYCTGYSYSFPFLDTKGIVVVDDDRVGPLFEHTFPPSLAPSLSFVGIPRKIIGFPFFESQARWIAQLLSGKRTLPSWADMMKSIKEFYHALDVAGIPKHKTHDIANFDYCLRYGEYSDFPDVEQWRKDIVLATLKNAEENLETYRDSWDDEELLQEALHSPHFRQLGPEAFSL; translated from the exons ATGGTCTCCGAGAAGATCCACACCAAGCACGTCTGTGTGATCGGCGGTGGGCCATCAGGGCTGGTCGCCGCAAGGGAGCTAAGGAAAGAAGGCCACTCAGTAGTGGTCATTGAACAAAACCATGACATTGGTGGACAATGGCTGTATGATTCAAGTGTTGTTGCTGGAAGCAGCGAAGACGCCTTAGGGAAGGGCAGCTACCTCAAAGTACATAGTAGCATTTACGCCTCCCTTCGTCTCACTTCCTCCAGAGAGATCATGGGCTTCACAGACTTCCCGTTCCTCATTAAGAAGGGAAGAGACATGAGGAGATTTCCTGGCCACCAGGAACTCTACTTGTACCTTAAAGATTTCTGCGAACGGTTTGAATTAAGGGATCTGATCAGGTTTAATATGCGGGTCCAGTACGTGGGCATGCTGAATTATACTGAGTTTGGGGAGGATTTGAAGTGGGTTGTTAGAGCCATAGAGAAGAAGGGTGAGAAGGTGAGCGAAGAGGTGTTTGATGCTGTGGTTGTGGCCACTGGCCATTACTCACAGCCCAGGTTACCCACCATCAAAG GTATGGATGCATGGAATAGGAAGCAAATCCATAGTCATGTTTACAGGGTTCCACAGCCCTTCCATAACGAG GTGGTGGTTGTCATTGGAAACTCACTAAGTGGACAAGATATATCGATGGAGCTTGTGGATGTAGCAAAAGAAGTTCATCTCAGCGCCAAGTCTCTTGAAATATCAGAGGGATTATCAAAAGTCATTTCAAAATATCATACTCTACACATTCATTCACAG GTGGATTCCCTTCATGAGGATGGACGGGTTTTGTTCGTTGATGGCTCTTGTGTTGTCGCCGACTCCATCATTTATTGTACAGG GTATTCATATTCATTCCCATTCCTTGACACCAAAGGGATTGTAGTGGTGGATGATGATAGAGTCGGCCCTTTGTTTGAACACACGTTCCCTCCATCACTCGCTCCATCTCTTTCTTTTGTGGGCATTCCCAGAAAG ATCATAGGGTTTCCTTTCTTTGAATCTCAAGCAAGATGGATAGCTCAGCTGCTCTCTGGGAAAAGAACATTGCCATCATGGGCTGATATGATGAAGTCCATCAAGGAGTTTTATCACGCATTGGATGTAGCTGGCATTCCAAAGCACAAAACACACGATATCGCCAACTTTgat taCTGCCTTCGATATGGAGAATACTCCGACTTCCCAGATGTAGAACAGTGGAGAAAAGATATTGTTCTAGCCACTTTGAAGAATGCAGAAGAAAATCTAGAAACCTATCGTGATTCATGGGATGATGAAGAACTGCTTCAGGAGGCTCTCCATAGCCCTCATTTCAGACAGCTTGGGCCTGAAGCCTTTTCTCTTTAA